The following coding sequences are from one Capsicum annuum cultivar UCD-10X-F1 chromosome 3, UCD10Xv1.1, whole genome shotgun sequence window:
- the LOC107862208 gene encoding uncharacterized protein LOC107862208, with amino-acid sequence MDPSSMDLPTTIESTFNPGAQLVNHDPIPTPTTTTTTFPPPQTLPPPQHQPPSPDFSSTHPDYAELITAAITALREKEGSSRIAIAKYIDRVYSNLPPNHSALLTHHLKRLKNSGYLAMIKHSYVLAAPGSAPPEAAAAAAVDSNGNGTDVAKRKPGRPPKLKPEAQFHAQAQQEHQAQFQDQFQDQFQAQFQAQQHQQQAQFQNPFQAQPQFQYLQQQQFQPQMQFQPDPLLQNQLHFQPHQPQAAYAAPESQNYSNLGAESVFVSLGLADGPVGVQNPSGSLPPATGAPAPLAPSIEGSTTKRRPGRPRKDGSSEAKPVQPKSPVPSGMKKRPGRPPKTATVNASTSPGSAVASKPRGRPRKSSTPGRRGRPKRNVAAATNAGANAANFPAGNPNVAAGGDPTPTPKRRGRPPRSSTQGGVAAVGVTDVPIAAAFDSEGFPNTAGGATNGTTPLGKRRGRPPKSYSSPAVSTTVKKARKLSGKPLGRPKKNVTSPAVMDPKLVVAYEEVKGKLDHMQSRIREIANGLRPCINSETPTTALAAFQELEELAAPPAGVDSMQEN; translated from the exons ATGGACCCATCATCCATGGATCTACCGACGACCATCGAATCGACGTTTAACCCTGGAGCTCAACTCGTTAACCATGACCCTATCCCTACccctactactactactaccaccTTCCCCCCTcctcaaaccctacccccacCCCAGCACCAGCCCCCGTCCCCTGATTTCTCCTCTACCCATCCCGATTACGCTGAG CTGATAACGGCGGCGATAACGGCGTTAAGGGAGAAAGAAGGGTCAAGCAGGATAGCTATAGCCAAGTACATAGACCGAGTCTACTCGAATCTTCCACCCAATCACTCGGCCTTGTTGACTCACCATCTTAAGCGTTTGAAGAATTCTGGCTATCTAGCTATGATTAAGCACTCTTATGTCCTTGCTGCTCCTGGATCTGCGCCGCCGGAGGCGGCGGCGGCGGCGGCCGTTGATTCTAACGGGAACGGGACTGATGTCGCTAAACGAAAACCTGGTCGTCCTCCTAAGTTGAAGCCTGAGGCCCAGTTTCATGCTCAAGCCCAACAAGAGCATCAAGCCCAGTTTCAAGATCAATTTCAAGATCAGTTTCAGGCCCAGTTTCAAGCCCAACAACACCAGCAACAAGCCCAGTTTCAAAATCCGTTTCAAGCCCAGCCCCAATTTCAATACCTTCAACAGCAGCAATTCCAGCCCCAAATGCAGTTTCAACCCGACCCGTTGCTGCAAAATCAGCTCCATTTCCAGCCCCATCAGCCACAGGCAGCGTACGCTGCTCCTGAATCTCAGAATTACTCGAATCTTGGGGCTGAGTCTGTGTTTGTTTCTCTTGGGTTAGCTGATGGACCCGTTGGGGTTCAGAATCCATCTGGTTCTCTTCCTCCTGCTACCGGAGCTCCGGCCCCTCTGGCTCCGTCAATTGAAGGGAGTACCACAAAGAGACGCCCCGGTCGTCCCCGTAAGGATGGTTCCTCCGAAGCCAAGCCGGTGCAGCCCAAATCACCCGTCCCGAGTGGTATGAAAAAACGACCTGGTCGTCCTCCTAAGACCGCAACAGTCAATGCTTCAACTTCTCCTGGATCAGCTGTGGCTTCCAAGCCTAGAGGGCGCCCAAGGAAAAGTTCTACTCCGGGACGAAGAGGACGACCTAAGAGAAATGTGGCTGCCGCTACTAATGCTGGTGCCAATGCGGCCAACTTTCCTGCTGGTAATCCCAATGTTGCTGCTGGTGGTGACCCAACACCGACCCCCAAAAGGCGGGGAAGGCCACCAAGGTCTAGTACTCAAGGTGGAGTCGCTGCTGTCGGTGTGACAGATGTGCCAATTGCTGCTGCTTTTGATTCCGAGGGCTTCCCTAATACTGCTGGTGGCGCCACAAATGGAACTACGCCCCTTGGAAAGCGACGTGGACGGCCTCCAAAATCATACAGCAGTCCAGCCGTTTCTACTACTGTTAAGAAAGCAAGGAAGCTTTCAGGAAAACCTCTGGGTCGACCTAAAAAG AATGTGACATCCCCTGCAGTTATGGACCCCAAGTTGGTGGTGGCTTATGAAGAAGTAAAGGGCAAACTTGATCATATG CAATCAAGAATCAGGGAGATAGCAAATGGGCTGAGGCCATGCATAAATTCTGAAACACCAACAACTGCTCTGGCAGCATTTCAAGAGTTAGAAGAGTTAGCAGCACCACCGGCAGGGGTAGATTCTATGCAAGAAAATTGA